Proteins co-encoded in one Sulfuricystis thermophila genomic window:
- a CDS encoding radical SAM protein has product MTFPSRRLSASNHDRDSSGMTYVYPVVSRRARGVSVGINLNPNNACNWRCIYCQVPNLKRGGPPPIDLGLLETELRALLTAMVHGDYLQRHVPPEARRLVDVAFSGNGEPTSAREFPAAVALVARVLDDFPLPRAPLLRLITNGSLLGRKTVQEGIRCIGDRQGEVWFKIDGVGAETTRLINGVDLQPGTVLRRLRACASMCPTWVQSCFFMLDGATPSQDALERYLALLGSARDVLAGVHLYGLARPSQQPEAARLKALPSEWLEEFAQRIRMTTGLTVQVSP; this is encoded by the coding sequence ATGACCTTTCCATCGCGGCGGCTTTCCGCCAGTAACCATGACCGCGACAGCAGCGGCATGACCTATGTCTACCCGGTGGTCTCCCGGCGCGCGCGCGGTGTCTCCGTCGGCATCAACCTGAATCCGAACAACGCCTGCAACTGGCGCTGCATCTACTGTCAGGTGCCGAACCTCAAGCGCGGCGGGCCGCCACCGATCGATCTCGGTCTCCTGGAAACCGAATTACGCGCGCTTTTGACGGCGATGGTCCACGGCGATTATCTGCAACGCCATGTCCCGCCGGAGGCGCGCCGACTGGTCGATGTCGCGTTTTCCGGCAACGGCGAGCCGACCAGCGCGCGCGAATTCCCCGCTGCCGTCGCCTTGGTCGCTCGGGTGCTCGATGATTTTCCGCTGCCACGAGCGCCGCTGTTGCGGCTCATCACCAATGGCAGCTTGCTCGGCCGCAAAACCGTACAGGAAGGCATCCGCTGCATTGGAGATCGCCAGGGCGAGGTCTGGTTCAAGATCGATGGCGTGGGAGCGGAAACCACCCGCCTGATCAACGGCGTCGATTTGCAGCCTGGGACAGTGTTGCGCAGGCTCAGAGCCTGTGCGTCGATGTGTCCGACCTGGGTGCAGAGCTGTTTTTTCATGCTCGACGGCGCAACGCCATCGCAGGATGCGCTCGAACGCTATCTGGCGCTCCTCGGCAGCGCGCGGGATGTGCTCGCCGGGGTGCATCTCTATGGTTTGGCGCGTCCTTCGCAGCAACCGGAAGCCGCACGACTGAAAGCCTTACCCTCCGAGTGGCTAGAGGAATTCGCGCAACGGATCCGCATGACGACCGGGCTGACCGTTCAGGTCAGCCCATGA
- a CDS encoding TIGR00645 family protein translates to MKRAVQTMEHFIFWSRWLQAPLYLGLIAAQGVYVYQFMHELAHLVSKAGELSETEVMLIVLGLIDVVMIANLLIMVIIGGYETFVSRLDAIEGHPDQPEWLSHVNAGVLKVKLAVALISISSIHLLRTFINAPQISDRVVMIQIAIHLAFLVSAIAIAWTDKIMMQTLAIQHQNH, encoded by the coding sequence ATGAAAAGAGCCGTGCAAACGATGGAGCATTTCATTTTCTGGAGTCGCTGGCTGCAGGCGCCGCTCTACCTCGGCCTGATCGCTGCCCAGGGCGTCTATGTGTACCAGTTCATGCACGAACTGGCGCACCTGGTCAGCAAGGCCGGCGAACTCTCGGAAACCGAGGTAATGCTGATCGTGCTGGGCCTCATCGACGTGGTGATGATCGCCAACCTGCTGATCATGGTCATCATCGGCGGTTATGAGACCTTCGTCTCCCGTCTCGACGCCATCGAAGGACACCCGGATCAGCCCGAATGGCTCTCCCATGTCAATGCCGGTGTGCTCAAGGTCAAGCTGGCGGTCGCGTTGATCAGCATCTCCTCGATCCACTTGTTGCGCACTTTCATCAACGCGCCGCAGATCAGCGATCGGGTCGTGATGATCCAGATCGCCATCCACCTCGCCTTCCTCGTTTCCGCCATCGCCATTGCCTGGACCGACAAGATCATGATGCAGACCTTGGCGATCCAGCATCAGAACCACTGA
- a CDS encoding aspartate kinase, producing MALIVQKYGGTSVGSPERIREVARRIKRWKLQGHQLVVVVSAMSGETNRLIALAKEVSPNPHPRELDVMVSTGEQVTIALLAMALQDIGIKAKSYTGGQVKVLTDSTFTKARILSIDEHNIRADLDDDTVVIVAGFQGVDEEGNITTLGRGGSDTSAVALAAALKADECQIYTDVDGVYTTDPRVVPEARKLDRITFEEMLEMASLGSKVLQIRSVEFAGKYKVKLRVLSSFEEEGKETSGTLITVEEDTTMEQPIISGIAFNRDEAKLTVLGVPDRPGIASQILGPISEANIDVDMIIQNVGHDGTTDFSFTVNRGEYARALKILEEQVKPHIGARAIEGDNKICKVSAVGVGMRSHPGVASKMFRVLAEEGINIQMISTSEIKISVVVDEKYLELAVRVLHQAFGLDKAPA from the coding sequence ATGGCGCTGATCGTTCAAAAATACGGGGGCACCTCGGTGGGCAGCCCCGAACGCATCCGGGAAGTCGCCCGGCGCATCAAACGTTGGAAATTGCAGGGGCATCAGCTGGTGGTGGTCGTCTCCGCGATGAGCGGCGAAACCAACCGGCTGATCGCCCTCGCCAAGGAGGTCTCGCCGAACCCGCATCCGCGCGAACTCGACGTGATGGTCTCCACCGGGGAACAGGTCACCATCGCGCTCTTGGCGATGGCCTTGCAGGATATCGGCATCAAGGCGAAGAGTTACACCGGCGGCCAGGTCAAGGTGCTCACCGACAGCACGTTCACCAAGGCGCGCATTCTCTCGATCGACGAGCACAACATCCGCGCCGATCTCGACGACGACACGGTCGTGATCGTGGCCGGCTTCCAAGGGGTGGATGAAGAGGGCAACATCACCACACTGGGGCGCGGCGGTTCGGATACCTCTGCGGTTGCCCTCGCTGCGGCGTTGAAGGCCGACGAGTGCCAGATCTATACCGATGTCGATGGCGTCTACACTACCGATCCGCGCGTCGTTCCCGAGGCGCGCAAGCTCGACCGCATCACCTTCGAGGAAATGCTCGAGATGGCGAGTCTGGGCTCCAAGGTTCTGCAGATCCGCTCGGTCGAATTCGCCGGCAAATACAAAGTCAAATTGCGCGTGCTTTCCAGCTTCGAAGAAGAAGGCAAGGAAACTTCTGGCACGCTGATCACCGTTGAGGAAGACACCACCATGGAACAACCGATCATTTCCGGCATTGCCTTCAATCGTGACGAAGCCAAGCTGACCGTGCTGGGCGTGCCGGATCGTCCCGGCATCGCGTCGCAGATCCTCGGGCCGATCTCCGAGGCCAACATCGACGTCGACATGATCATCCAGAACGTCGGTCACGACGGCACCACGGATTTCTCCTTCACCGTCAATCGCGGCGAATACGCACGGGCTCTGAAGATTCTCGAAGAGCAGGTCAAGCCACACATCGGCGCGCGTGCGATCGAAGGCGACAACAAGATCTGCAAGGTCTCCGCCGTCGGCGTCGGCATGCGCTCCCACCCCGGTGTCGCCAGCAAGATGTTCCGGGTGCTGGCCGAGGAGGGGATCAACATCCAGATGATTTCCACCTCCGAAATCAAGATCTCGGTCGTCGTCGACGAGAAGTATCTGGAACTCGCCGTGCGCGTGCTGCACCAGGCCTTCGGGCTCGACAAGGCGCCAGCTTGA
- the fabI gene encoding enoyl-ACP reductase FabI — protein MGFLAGKRILITGLLSNRSIAYGIAKACHREGAQLAFTYQSERFQERLQKFAAEFGSDMVYPLDVADDAQIDAAFAAIAERWDGLDGLVHSIAYAPNEAIEGDFLDGISREAFRIAHEISSYSFPAMVKAARPLLFKGNNPSLVCMTYLGAERTMPNYNTMGLAKASLEAATRYLAFSLGPRGIRANAVSAGPIKTLAASGIGNFSKLLAYNAHHAPLRRNVTIDEVGNAAAFLLSDLASGITGEVLYVDGGTHTVAMGNPDPLPGSNGNG, from the coding sequence ATGGGTTTTCTTGCCGGCAAGCGCATCCTGATCACCGGCCTGTTGTCGAACCGATCGATCGCCTATGGCATCGCCAAGGCCTGCCACCGGGAAGGCGCGCAGCTGGCCTTCACCTACCAGAGCGAACGCTTTCAGGAACGCCTGCAGAAGTTCGCCGCCGAATTCGGCAGCGATATGGTGTATCCGCTCGATGTCGCCGACGACGCGCAGATCGATGCCGCCTTCGCCGCCATCGCTGAGCGTTGGGACGGTCTCGATGGCCTCGTCCATTCGATCGCCTATGCCCCCAACGAAGCGATCGAAGGCGACTTCCTCGACGGCATTTCCCGCGAAGCCTTCCGCATCGCCCATGAAATCTCTTCCTATAGCTTTCCGGCCATGGTCAAGGCGGCGCGCCCGCTGCTGTTCAAGGGCAACAATCCGTCGCTGGTGTGCATGACCTATCTCGGCGCCGAACGCACGATGCCGAACTACAACACGATGGGGCTGGCCAAGGCGAGCCTCGAAGCGGCCACCCGCTACCTCGCGTTCAGCCTCGGGCCGCGCGGCATCCGCGCCAATGCGGTATCGGCCGGCCCGATCAAGACCCTGGCCGCCTCGGGCATCGGCAATTTCAGCAAGCTGCTCGCCTACAACGCGCACCACGCGCCGCTCAGGCGCAACGTGACGATCGACGAAGTCGGCAATGCCGCGGCCTTCCTGCTCTCCGACTTGGCGAGCGGCATCACGGGCGAAGTGTTGTACGTCGATGGCGGCACGCACACCGTCGCGATGGGCAATCCCGATCCGTTGCCGGGTTCGAACGGAAACGGCTGA
- the acs gene encoding acetate--CoA ligase translates to MSAIESVMQESRVFPPSEEVVKKATISGMAAYEALCKEAEQDYAGYWARLAREHVVWKQPFTQVLDESNAPFYKWFADGKLNVSWNCLDKNVEAGLGDKVALIFEADDGQVTKVTYKELLARVNKFANALRAAGIKKGDRVLIYVAMSIEGVVAMQACARIGAIHSVVFGGFSAKSLEERILDAGACAVITMDEQHRGGKALPLKPAVDEALSMATGHQVKTVFVIKRGSGNCNMVAGRDVWYHDVVANQPDTCEPEWVEAEHPLFLLYTSGSTGKPKGVQHSSGGYLLHAILTTKWTFDLKKDDIFWCTADIGWVTGHTYITYGPLACGATEIVFESVPTYPDAGRFWRMIQDHKVTIFYTAPTAIRSLIKASETNPATHPRNYNLKSLRILGTVGEPINPEAWMWYYENVGGGRCPIVDTFWQTETGGHMITPLPGVTPLVPGSCTLPFPGIQAAIVDETGHEVPWGQGGFLVIKKPWPSMIRTIWGDPERFKKSYYPADFGGKLYLAGDGAVRDAKTGYFTIMGRIDDVLNVSGHRMGTMEIESALVANPLVAEAAVVGRPDEVTGEAICAFVVLKGPRPTGEEAKKIADELRNWVGKEIGPIAKPKDIRFGENLPKTRSGKIMRRLLRSLAKGEEIAQDVSTLENPAILEQLKQGI, encoded by the coding sequence ATGAGCGCCATCGAATCGGTCATGCAGGAAAGTCGCGTCTTTCCGCCTTCCGAAGAGGTCGTCAAGAAAGCCACCATTTCGGGCATGGCTGCCTATGAGGCCCTGTGCAAGGAAGCCGAGCAGGATTACGCGGGTTACTGGGCCCGTCTGGCCCGCGAACACGTGGTGTGGAAGCAGCCTTTCACCCAGGTGCTCGACGAATCGAATGCGCCGTTCTACAAATGGTTCGCCGATGGCAAGCTGAACGTCTCGTGGAACTGCCTCGACAAAAACGTCGAGGCGGGGTTGGGTGACAAAGTCGCGCTGATCTTCGAAGCCGACGATGGCCAGGTCACCAAGGTCACCTACAAAGAGCTGCTTGCCCGAGTCAACAAGTTCGCCAATGCGCTGCGCGCCGCGGGGATCAAGAAGGGCGACCGCGTTCTGATCTATGTCGCGATGTCGATCGAGGGCGTCGTCGCGATGCAGGCCTGCGCCCGCATCGGCGCGATCCATTCCGTCGTCTTCGGCGGTTTCTCCGCCAAGTCTCTGGAAGAGCGCATCCTCGATGCCGGCGCCTGTGCCGTGATCACGATGGACGAACAACACCGCGGTGGCAAGGCGCTGCCGCTCAAGCCAGCGGTGGACGAAGCCCTCAGTATGGCGACTGGCCATCAGGTCAAGACCGTTTTCGTCATCAAACGTGGCAGCGGCAACTGCAACATGGTGGCCGGCCGCGACGTCTGGTACCACGACGTCGTCGCCAACCAGCCGGACACCTGCGAGCCGGAGTGGGTCGAGGCCGAACACCCGCTGTTCCTGCTCTACACCTCCGGCTCGACCGGCAAGCCGAAAGGCGTGCAGCACAGCTCGGGCGGCTATCTGCTGCACGCGATCCTCACCACCAAATGGACCTTCGATCTCAAGAAGGACGACATCTTTTGGTGCACGGCCGACATCGGCTGGGTCACCGGTCACACCTACATCACCTATGGCCCGCTGGCCTGCGGTGCAACCGAGATCGTCTTCGAATCCGTGCCCACCTATCCCGATGCCGGCCGCTTCTGGCGCATGATCCAGGATCACAAGGTGACGATCTTCTACACGGCGCCGACGGCGATCCGTTCGCTGATCAAGGCCTCCGAAACCAACCCGGCGACCCATCCGCGGAACTACAACCTGAAGTCGCTGCGCATCCTCGGCACGGTCGGCGAGCCGATCAACCCGGAAGCCTGGATGTGGTATTACGAAAACGTCGGTGGCGGCCGTTGCCCGATCGTCGACACCTTCTGGCAGACCGAAACCGGCGGCCACATGATCACGCCGCTGCCGGGCGTGACGCCCTTGGTGCCGGGCTCCTGCACGCTGCCCTTCCCGGGCATTCAGGCCGCGATCGTCGATGAAACCGGCCATGAAGTGCCATGGGGGCAGGGAGGATTCCTGGTCATCAAGAAGCCCTGGCCGTCGATGATCCGGACCATCTGGGGCGACCCGGAGCGTTTCAAGAAGTCCTATTATCCGGCCGACTTCGGCGGCAAGCTGTATCTTGCCGGCGACGGTGCGGTGCGGGACGCCAAAACCGGCTATTTCACGATCATGGGCCGTATCGACGATGTGCTCAACGTTTCCGGCCACCGTATGGGAACGATGGAAATCGAATCCGCCCTGGTGGCCAACCCGCTCGTCGCCGAGGCCGCGGTGGTCGGCCGGCCGGACGAAGTGACCGGTGAGGCGATCTGCGCCTTCGTGGTGCTCAAAGGGCCACGGCCGACGGGCGAGGAAGCGAAAAAGATCGCCGACGAGCTCAGGAATTGGGTCGGCAAGGAGATCGGACCGATCGCCAAACCGAAAGACATCCGTTTTGGAGAGAACCTGCCGAAGACGCGTTCGGGCAAGATCATGCGTCGCCTGTTACGCTCGCTGGCCAAGGGCGAGGAGATCGCTCAAGACGTTTCCACCCTCGAAAACCCTGCCATTCTCGAGCAGCTCAAGCAGGGAATCTGA
- a CDS encoding ABC transporter substrate-binding protein, producing the protein MRRLLISLASFLLGACGPVWNDPYPAAERGQNIFYTAFTERPKHLDPVQSYSEDEITFTAQIYEPPLQYHYLKRPYELIPATAKAVPQPSYLDAEGRPLPADADAAQIAFTDYVIEIKPGILYQPHPAFAEQPADIARFHTLADFPNRGTRELVAEDYVYAIKRLAHPHLHSPILGLMSDYIVGLKAFAERLQKSALAGRHEWLDLREFPLDGAVAIDRYRYRIRIRGKYPQFLYWLTMPFFAPMPWEADRFHSQPGMAEKNLTLDWYPIGTGPYMLTENNPNARMVLERNPNFRGETYPCEGEPGDREAGLLDDCGRPLPFIDKVVFTREKEQIPYWNKFLQGYYDASGIASDSFDQAVQVGAGGEVSLTPEMQAQGIRLSTSVATSTFYMGFNMLDPLVGGDSPAARKIRQAIAIAIDQEEFISIFQNGRGIPAMSPLPPGIFGHREGRAGINPIVYEWTDGGARRKGIEKARRLLAEAGWPDGRNAKTGEPLIINLDTTATGVGAKSRIDWLNKQFQKLGVQLVVRSTDYNRFQEKVRKGAVQLFYFGWNADYPDPENFLFLLYGPQGKVKHGGENAANYANPEYDRLFERMRAMENGPERQRIIDRMLAILHEDTPWVWGFHPKDYSLRHAWLLNRKPTKVGNNTLKYQRIDVALREKLRAQWNRPVLWPLLAVGGLLVALALPAVLSHRRREKALAKS; encoded by the coding sequence ATGCGGCGGCTGCTCATTTCGTTGGCGAGTTTTCTGCTCGGTGCCTGCGGCCCGGTTTGGAATGATCCCTACCCGGCCGCCGAGCGCGGACAGAACATCTTCTACACGGCCTTTACCGAGCGGCCGAAGCATCTCGATCCGGTGCAATCCTACAGTGAAGACGAGATCACTTTCACGGCACAGATCTACGAGCCGCCGCTGCAATACCACTATCTGAAACGCCCCTATGAGCTGATTCCCGCGACGGCTAAGGCCGTGCCGCAGCCCAGTTATCTCGATGCCGAGGGTCGCCCCCTGCCTGCCGATGCCGATGCGGCGCAGATCGCTTTCACCGACTATGTGATCGAGATCAAGCCAGGCATCCTGTATCAGCCGCATCCGGCTTTTGCCGAACAGCCGGCGGACATTGCACGTTTTCATACGCTGGCCGATTTCCCCAACCGCGGCACACGCGAGCTGGTCGCCGAGGATTACGTCTATGCGATCAAACGGCTCGCTCATCCGCACTTGCACTCGCCGATCCTCGGCCTGATGAGCGACTACATCGTCGGTTTGAAGGCGTTTGCCGAACGGCTACAAAAGTCGGCACTGGCGGGACGGCACGAATGGCTCGATCTGCGGGAATTTCCGCTCGATGGCGCAGTGGCCATCGATCGCTACCGTTATCGCATCCGCATCAGGGGCAAGTACCCGCAATTCCTCTACTGGCTGACGATGCCCTTCTTCGCGCCGATGCCCTGGGAAGCCGATCGTTTCCACAGCCAGCCCGGCATGGCGGAGAAGAATCTCACGCTCGATTGGTACCCAATCGGCACCGGCCCCTACATGCTGACCGAGAACAATCCGAATGCGCGCATGGTGCTGGAGCGCAACCCCAATTTCCGCGGCGAAACCTATCCCTGTGAAGGCGAGCCGGGTGACAGGGAAGCGGGGCTGCTGGATGATTGCGGCAGGCCGCTGCCGTTCATCGACAAGGTGGTGTTCACGCGCGAGAAGGAGCAGATTCCCTACTGGAACAAGTTCCTGCAGGGCTATTACGATGCCTCGGGCATCGCTTCGGATTCCTTCGACCAGGCGGTGCAGGTCGGCGCAGGGGGCGAAGTCTCGCTGACCCCCGAAATGCAGGCGCAGGGCATCCGTTTGTCGACCTCGGTGGCCACCTCGACCTTCTACATGGGCTTCAACATGCTCGATCCGCTGGTCGGCGGCGACAGCCCGGCGGCCCGGAAAATCCGCCAGGCGATCGCCATCGCCATCGACCAGGAAGAGTTCATCTCGATCTTCCAGAATGGCCGCGGCATCCCGGCGATGAGCCCGCTCCCGCCGGGTATTTTCGGCCACCGTGAAGGGCGGGCAGGCATCAACCCGATCGTCTATGAATGGACGGATGGGGGCGCGCGTCGCAAAGGCATTGAAAAGGCCCGCCGCCTGCTCGCGGAAGCCGGCTGGCCCGATGGTCGCAATGCCAAGACGGGCGAGCCACTGATCATCAATCTCGACACCACGGCCACCGGCGTCGGCGCGAAATCCCGCATCGACTGGCTGAACAAGCAGTTCCAGAAGCTCGGCGTGCAGCTCGTGGTGCGCAGCACCGATTACAACCGCTTCCAGGAGAAGGTGAGAAAAGGCGCGGTGCAGTTGTTCTATTTCGGCTGGAATGCCGATTATCCGGATCCGGAAAACTTTCTATTCCTGCTCTACGGCCCGCAGGGCAAGGTCAAGCATGGCGGCGAGAATGCCGCGAACTACGCCAATCCGGAATACGACCGCCTGTTCGAGCGCATGCGGGCGATGGAGAATGGTCCCGAGCGGCAGCGAATCATCGACCGCATGCTGGCGATCCTGCACGAGGACACGCCCTGGGTCTGGGGCTTCCACCCAAAGGATTACAGCTTGCGCCACGCCTGGCTTTTGAATCGCAAACCGACCAAGGTCGGCAACAACACACTCAAATACCAGCGCATCGACGTGGCGCTGCGCGAAAAGCTGCGCGCGCAGTGGAACCGACCGGTGCTTTGGCCGCTGTTGGCGGTCGGTGGCCTGCTGGTCGCCCTGGCCTTACCGGCGGTCCTCAGTCACCGCCGCCGTGAGAAGGCGCTGGCGAAAAGCTGA
- a CDS encoding SurA N-terminal domain-containing protein gives MFDFVRNNKKVVQLVLAIIILPFALWGVDSYIRGSGGGANEIARVGKSPISRDEFQRALTEQQERLRPQLGNNTALLDSPEIRRGVLQELINQRALHLHAAEAHMGISNEMLAAIITSLPALQVDGKFSRERYETMVAGQNMSIAQFEAMLRRDLITQQQLLPIPNASFTGKLPVERWLIARLEERDIAEAMLPVEQFLAASKPDAQAVQRYYDENRARFEQPEQVRVEYLVLSRDKLIENAKVSEAEIKAFYEANLARYRTPEQRRASHILIRVEKNASADEVKAAEEKARQILAEVRAKPDDFARLAKAHSQDPGSAAKGGDLGFFGRGMMVKPFEEAVFSLQDNQLSDLVRSDFGFHIIKLTGIRPEQARKFDEVRGEIEAELKRQAGAKQYVEAAEGFANLAYEQADSLKPAAEKYGLTIQTSDWLAKDGHLSAPFTNPKLLQAIFSEDALKNRRNTEAIETAPNMLVAARVIDHRPAELLPLEKVAGMIEQVLSREAALAKAAEAGEAELAKLRGGEKSTLTWGTVRAVSRQHAPEVGADALAAIFAVDAKQLPAYTGVKTPKGFALYRVDRVRPFDPTNPGEAAPRAQALQQQYNDVVAREELIGWLAALREHYGVTINSAALERK, from the coding sequence ATGTTCGATTTCGTTCGCAACAACAAGAAAGTCGTCCAGCTGGTGCTGGCGATCATCATTCTGCCATTTGCCCTGTGGGGGGTGGATTCCTACATTCGCGGCAGCGGCGGCGGAGCGAACGAGATTGCCCGGGTCGGTAAGTCGCCGATCAGTCGTGATGAATTCCAACGCGCTCTGACCGAGCAGCAGGAGCGTCTGCGGCCGCAGCTGGGCAACAATACGGCCTTGTTGGACAGCCCAGAGATCCGGCGTGGCGTGCTGCAGGAGCTGATCAACCAGCGCGCGCTGCATTTACATGCCGCCGAGGCGCACATGGGCATCAGCAACGAAATGCTGGCGGCGATCATTACCTCCTTGCCGGCGCTGCAGGTGGATGGCAAGTTTTCGCGCGAACGTTACGAGACGATGGTCGCCGGCCAGAACATGAGTATTGCCCAGTTCGAGGCGATGCTCCGGCGTGATTTGATCACGCAGCAACAGCTGTTGCCGATCCCGAATGCCTCTTTCACGGGCAAGCTGCCGGTGGAGCGTTGGCTGATCGCCCGGCTCGAGGAGCGCGACATCGCCGAGGCCATGCTGCCCGTCGAGCAGTTCCTCGCCGCCAGCAAGCCGGATGCGCAGGCGGTGCAGCGTTATTACGACGAGAATCGTGCCCGTTTCGAACAGCCCGAGCAGGTGCGCGTGGAATATCTGGTGTTGAGTCGCGACAAACTGATCGAGAATGCCAAGGTCAGCGAGGCGGAGATCAAGGCTTTTTACGAGGCGAATCTCGCCCGCTACCGTACCCCGGAGCAGCGGCGCGCCAGCCACATCCTGATCCGCGTCGAGAAAAATGCCTCGGCCGACGAGGTCAAAGCCGCGGAAGAAAAGGCCAGGCAGATTCTGGCCGAGGTGCGCGCCAAACCGGACGATTTCGCCCGGCTGGCGAAAGCGCATTCCCAGGACCCGGGTTCTGCCGCGAAGGGCGGCGATCTCGGCTTCTTTGGTCGCGGCATGATGGTCAAGCCTTTCGAAGAAGCCGTTTTCTCGTTGCAGGATAATCAGCTGTCCGATCTCGTGCGCTCGGATTTCGGTTTTCACATCATCAAACTGACCGGCATCCGTCCTGAACAGGCGCGCAAGTTCGACGAGGTGCGCGGCGAGATCGAGGCGGAGCTCAAGCGACAAGCGGGTGCGAAGCAGTATGTCGAGGCGGCGGAAGGTTTCGCCAATCTGGCCTATGAGCAGGCCGACAGCCTCAAGCCGGCGGCGGAAAAATACGGGCTGACGATCCAGACCTCGGATTGGCTGGCGAAGGATGGGCATCTTTCCGCACCCTTCACGAATCCGAAGCTGCTGCAGGCGATCTTTTCCGAAGATGCGCTCAAGAACCGGCGCAATACCGAGGCGATCGAAACCGCGCCGAACATGCTCGTTGCCGCGCGTGTGATCGATCATCGTCCCGCCGAGCTGCTGCCGCTCGAAAAAGTGGCTGGCATGATCGAACAGGTGCTCTCACGCGAGGCGGCTTTGGCCAAGGCTGCAGAGGCAGGTGAAGCGGAGCTTGCCAAGCTGCGCGGGGGCGAGAAGTCCACGCTCACGTGGGGAACGGTGCGCGCAGTGAGCCGCCAGCATGCGCCGGAGGTCGGAGCCGACGCGCTCGCGGCGATCTTCGCCGTGGACGCGAAGCAACTACCGGCCTATACGGGAGTGAAGACGCCGAAGGGCTTTGCCTTGTACCGGGTCGATCGGGTCAGACCCTTCGATCCGACGAATCCGGGCGAAGCCGCACCGCGCGCCCAGGCCTTGCAACAGCAATACAACGACGTCGTGGCGCGTGAAGAGTTGATCGGCTGGCTGGCCGCATTGCGCGAGCACTATGGCGTGACGATCAACAGCGCAGCGCTCGAGCGGAAATAG
- a CDS encoding helix-turn-helix domain-containing protein, whose translation MKSTDKIDVREIRRKLGMNQQQFWSKLGVTQSGGSRYESGRNMPRPVQHLLRLVHVEQIDIQKIKKEDWEVIEYLKSKKPDLFKELKKEARAAKKG comes from the coding sequence ATGAAATCAACCGACAAAATCGACGTGCGCGAAATCCGCCGCAAGCTCGGCATGAACCAGCAGCAATTCTGGTCGAAACTCGGTGTGACCCAAAGCGGTGGTTCCCGCTACGAAAGCGGCCGCAACATGCCGCGGCCGGTGCAGCATCTTCTCCGCCTCGTGCATGTCGAACAGATCGACATCCAGAAGATCAAGAAAGAGGATTGGGAAGTCATCGAGTACCTGAAGTCCAAGAAGCCCGACCTCTTCAAGGAGCTCAAGAAGGAAGCCCGGGCCGCCAAAAAAGGCTGA
- the queD gene encoding 6-carboxytetrahydropterin synthase QueD: protein MKITRRIEFDAGHRIPDHASQCRHLHGHRYALEITLAGEVIEAAGQPYNGMVMDFAEVKAIARRLIVDLWDHAFLVYAGDKLVVDFLASLPGHKTVILDRVPTAENLARIAFERLAPAYRDVYGNHLRLERVRIYETPNCWAECCSSDLSS from the coding sequence ATGAAAATCACCCGTCGCATCGAGTTCGACGCCGGACACCGCATTCCCGACCATGCCAGTCAGTGCCGTCATCTGCACGGTCACCGTTATGCGTTGGAAATCACCCTCGCCGGCGAGGTGATCGAGGCCGCCGGCCAACCGTACAACGGCATGGTGATGGACTTCGCCGAAGTCAAGGCGATTGCCCGGCGTCTGATCGTCGATCTTTGGGATCATGCCTTTCTCGTCTATGCCGGCGATAAGCTGGTAGTGGATTTTCTTGCCTCCCTGCCCGGCCACAAGACGGTGATTCTCGATCGGGTGCCGACCGCGGAGAATCTCGCCCGCATCGCTTTCGAACGGCTTGCTCCGGCCTATCGCGACGTCTATGGCAATCATTTGCGCCTCGAACGGGTGCGCATCTATGAGACCCCGAACTGCTGGGCAGAGTGTTGTTCGAGCGATTTGTCGTCTTGA